From the genome of Sphingopyxis sp. DBS4:
CGACCACCTCTTTCAGCAGCGCCGCGAAATCGGCACCGCCCTCGACCAGTTCGGCGGCCGGGAAGCGGTCCTCGAGCGCTTCGCGCCCTTCGTCGAAGCTCAGGCGGCACACGCCCTTCGCGGTCGCCGCGACGAGCATGTCGCCAAGGCTGGTCGGCACCACCGCCCAATGGATCGTCGCGCCCTTGCCGCCGTTCACCCAGGCCGAAGCCGTCATGCCCATGCGTCCCTCCATATGCCCATAAAAACGCGACGGCCCCGAAAAGCCCGCGTCATAGATCGCGTCGGTCACTCTTGTGCCGTCGCTCAGCGCCTGCCGCGCCCGCTCCTCGCGCAGCGCGCGGGCATAGGCGGCGGGCGACAGGCCGGTGTGGCGGGTGAAGACGCGCTGGAAATGCGTCGGCGAATAGCCGGTGCGCGCAGCGAGATCGGCGAGCGCGAGCGGTTCCTCGCTCGCCTTGATCGCCGCGATCGCCGCAAGCACCGCGCCCTCGTCGCGCGCGACATCGTCGGGCAGGCAGCGCTTGCAGGGCCGGAGGCCCGCGTCGCGCGCCGCCGCGCCGTCGGCGAAGAAGCGGACGTTGCCGCGCGCCGGATGGCGCGCCGCGCAGCTCGGCCGGCAATAGATGCCGGTCGTCAGCACCCCGGTCACGAAGCGCCCGTCGAGCGCGCGGTCGCGGCGCAGCACCGCGGCCCAGCGGTCGTCGTCGGTCATGGTTTCCGGGCTCATGGTTTCGGCATTCATGGTCTTTCCTTTCCTAAGGACCTTGCCCTCCCATTGCCATGGCTTCGATGCATGCGCGTCCCGATGCTTGCGCTCAAAGCGGCATCAACCGTGTTACTGTATTATATCATTGACTCACCTGAGGGGATACGCCACTTTCCGGCTCCATAGGGGAGCAGGCCATGGCGACCATCGACGCATCCTTCACGCCCGCGCGCCTGGCGCGCCGGATCGACTGGCTCGGGCGCGCCGCGACTTTCTGTTACCTGTCGGTCGCGGCGGGACAGCTTCTGTTCACCGCCTTCATCCTGCTCTTCTATTATCCCTCGTCGCTCTCGGGCCATTTCGAGCGCTGGAACAGCAAGCCGCTGATCACCGGCTTCGTCGCCGGCGACACGGTGGGCAATCTCTTCTTCGCGGCCCATGTGCTGATGGCGGCGGTGATCAGCTTCGGCGGGCTGGTGCAACTCGTTCCCGCGATCCGCGGCCGCTGGCCCGCAGTCCACCGCTGGAACGGACGGCTCTATCTGGTCTGCGCGCTCGCGCTGTCGCTCGACGGGTTATGGCTCGTCTGGGGGCGCGGATCGTGGATGAACCTGACCGGCGCCTTCGGCATCTCGCTCGATGCGCTGCTGATCCTCGCTTTCGCAGCGCTCGCCTGGCGCAGCGCCCGCGCGCGCCGCTTTGCCGAGCATCGCCGCTGGGCGATCCGGCTGTTCGCGGTCGCGAGCGCGGTCTGGTTCATGCGCGTCGGCTATATGGCGTGGGGCATCGCGACCGGCGGCGCCGGGATCGGCGACGCGATGGACGGCCCTTTCGATCTCTTTCTCGCCTTCGCCAATTCGCTGCTGCCGCTGGGTGTCGCCGAGCTTTACCTCCGCGCCGGCGCGCGCGGAACGCCTACGGCGAAAAAGGGCGTAGCGGCGCTGCTCGCGGTGGGCGGGATCATCATCCTCACCGGCAGCGCGGGGGCGTGGATGATGATGTGGAGCCCGTACCTCTAGCTTGCCTTCCGATCATCAGCGGTTAGGGTCCGCGCCATGACCCGCTTCCTCGCGCTCCTTCTCGCCCTGCTCACCGTCACTCTCGCGCTCCCGGCCCGCGCCGCCGACGACATCAGCGCCGCGTCACGCAGCGTCGTGCGCGTCGTCACCGTCGCGATGGTCGACGGTGAGGTCGTCGGCTTCGGCCACGGCAGCGGCATCGCCATTTCGCCGACGCGCATCGTCACCAACGCGCATGTCGTCGAATCGGCCGCGAAATATCCGAACAATGTCGCGCTCGGCGTCGTCCCGTCGGAAGGACAGAAAAGCTATGCCGGCAAGCTGATCGCGATCGACACCGAACGCGACCTCGCGCTGATCGAGATCAGCGGGACGCGGCTGCCCGCCGCCGCGGTCTATTCGGGGCCGCTCGATTCGGGCGCCGACGTCGTCGCGCTCGGCTATCCGGGCAATGTCGACCTTGCGACCGCGCGCAGCGCCGCCGACTATATCACCCCGCGCACGCCGGTGCGCAGCGAGGGCAATCTGTCGAACACGCAGACTGTCGACGGGGTCGCGATGCTCGTCCACACCGCGAAGATCTCGCGCGGCAATTCGGGCGGCCCGCTCGTCGATCAATGCGGGCGCATCGTCGGCATCAACACCGCGATCACCCGCGCCGACGACGGCGATTCGCCCTTCGCCTTCGCCATCTCGACGCGCGAACTCGCGCGCTTCCTCGGCGACGCCGGGCAGCAATATGGCGCGATCGGTTCGCCCTGCCTGTCAATGGCCGAGGCCGACGCGCGCGACCGCGCCGCGCTCGACGCCGATGCGCGCAAGACCGCCGAGGCGAATGCCGCGAAGGAGGCCGCCGCGGCGCTCGACCGCCAACTCAAGCAGGCACACGCCGAAGAAGCTGCGCTCGACGCGCGCGAGAACCGCATCGCGCTTGCGGGCGTGCTGTTCGTGATCGGCGCGCTGTCGGCGGGCGCGGCGATGCTCTTCTATAGCCAGCAGAAGATGCGCAACGCGAAGATCGCTGGCGGGGCCGGCGCCGCGCTCATCCTCGGCGCCGCGGTGCTGTTCGTCACGCGCCCCGACGCACATGCGGAGGTCAAGGACGAGGCGGCCGCGGCCACAACGCCCGACGCGCCGAAGATCGCCGAGGGCCAGTTCCTCTGCACGATTCGCCCCGACCGCAGTCGCATCACCGTCTCCTCGACCACCGACGTGCCGGTGAAGATCGCGGCGAACGGCTGCGTCAACGACCGCACCCAATATGCGATGGGCGCCGACGGCCATTGGCAACGCATCCTCGTCCCCAATGAGGAAGCGACGGTGACGGTCGCCTCGATCGATCCGACGGGCCAGGAATATCGCGTCGACCGCTATCTGCTCGACGCCGACACGATGGCGAAAGCGCGCGAGATTCGCGCCGGTGTGACGCTGAAAAGCTGCACTGCCGATGCCGATGCACTCGCGGGGCTGGCGACGCAACAGGAAGCGATCCGCGCCGTGCTACCCCCGACGCCCAACGAGCGGCTGGTCTATCAGTGCCAGAAGGCGGCGACGGCGCCTTGACGTGACCCGTTAAAAGCATGAACGCGTCCCCGCGAAGGTGGGGACCCATCTCCCGCCGGTTCAGAACGGCGCCGATCGGAGATGGGCTCCCGCTTTCGCGGGAGCGCACGGTTTTTTCCTTCACTAGCTGATCGCGCTTCAGCTCGCGCACGCCCTGAACCGCGCCATCCAGCGCGCTTCAGGAACGCGCCCACAGCGGGAAGGTCGCGACCAGGAACGCCAGCAGCAGGCCCGCCATGCCGAGGTCGGAGATCATCGCGACATTCTCCGAGAAGCCGCGGTCCTTGCCGGTGACGTGCAGCGCGCCCGCCATCGCATAAAAGAGCATCCCCGCGATCGCCATCGGCGCCACCCATTCGGGGCGCTTGATCGACGCGATCGAGATCAGCCCGATGGTGAGGTTCCAGAAGCCGAGCTCCTGCGCGAGCGGGAAGGCCGCCTTGTCGGTGACGCCGAAAATCCCGGTCGCGGTCAGTTCGGGCTTCACGATCTGCCGCGCGCCCGCGATGAACAGGCGGACGCCGACGCCCCAGAAGACGAACCATTTGCCGATCAGCACCCACAGGCTCGCGCTCCCGCCGCCCGTCCAGCGTTCGATCAGCACCGATGCCGCCGGCAGCACCAGCATGGTCAGCAGAACAACGGTCAGATGCATCGTCCCCTCCCCCCAGTCCTTGTTTATCCCCCGCACGCCTTGAACAGCATCAGCGTCCGCTCGCGCGCCGCTTCGCTGCTCGGTTCGTGATAATCCTTGCGCCGGTCGCTGTTGAAGCCGTGCCCGGCTTCATAGACGAAAATCTGCGCGGTCGGATGCGCTTTCGCGATCAGCGCCTCAACGCCCTCCATCGGAATGCCGCCGTCGAAGCGGCCGAAATGGGCGATCGCCGCGCAGGCGGGCGGCTGATCGGCGAACTGGGTCGGGACGAGGCTGCCGTAATAGGCCGACGCCGCGGCGAGGTCGGGGCTGATCTGCGCCATCCGCCACGCCACCGAGCCGCCATAGCAATAGCCGGTGATGAAGACCGGCCCCTTCCCCTTGAGCGCGTCGATGCAGGTTTGCGCGTCCTTCAGGCTCTGCTCGAACGGGTGGAGCTTTCGCGCCAGCTCCACCGCGCGCTCGAACTGCGGCCCCGAATAGTCGCTCTCGAACCCCGGATGCTCGCGGTCGAACAGCGCGGGCGACAGCACTTCATAACCGTCGACGGCATATTCGTCGCAAAGCTCGCGGATATGGTCGGTGACCCCGAAGATTTCCTGGATCAGCACGAGCCCGCCGCGCCGTTCGCCCGCCGCGTCGGCGTGATAGACCGCGATCTCCGCGCCATCGTCCATCGTCATGCGAATCATTTCGCCCATACACTTCCCTCTCTTCCGTTCGTGCTGAGCTTGTCGGGCCGCCAGGCGACCGCAGGTCAACCACCGTTCTTGCCTACCCGATGTTTGAAGAAAGAACGGCACTTCGACAAGCTCAGTGCGAACGGACGCGGGAGGGTGCTCGATTCCACCCACCCTCGCCTTGCATTGCAGCAAAATCGTTGCTACGCGCGCCGCGACTTTGCAGCGGGGGCATCTTCGGAGGCCGTTAAAAATCCGCGCAGCCATCCCCCTCGGGATCGTAGAGAAGGACTTTCGCGCGTGGAGAATTCCGGCGGCATTCAGGGCAACATCACGGCGGGCCTCGCGGGCCGCTATGCCAGTGCGCTGTTCGATCTGGCCCGCGAATCGAACGCGATCGACGCGGTCGCCAAGAGCCTCGGCACCCTCAGCGCCGGCTTGACCGATTCGGCCGACCTTTCGGCGCTGATCGCGAGCCCCGTCGTCAGCCGCGGCGACGCCGCGAAGGCGATCGAGGCGGTCGCCAAGGCACTGAAGCTCGATTCGCTGACCGCGAAGTTCCTCGGCGTGCTTGCCGAGAATCGCCGCCTCGCCGATCTCCCCGGCATGATCGCCGCCTTCAACGCGATCGTCGCCGATCACCGCGGCGAAGTGACCGCGAAGGTCACCAGCGCGCACCCGCTCACCGCCGAGCAGGTCAAGGCGCTGACCGCCAACCTCAAATCCCGTGTCGGCCGCGACGTCACCGTCGCGACGACCGTCGATCCCGCCATCCTCGGCGGCCTCGTCGTCCAGCTGGGCAGCCAGTTGATCGACGGCAGCATCCGTACCCGTCTCAACAGTTTCGCGCAGGCGATGAAGGGCTAAAAGCCCATACGCTCAAATGCCCCGATGAAAGGCTGAATAATGGAAATCCGCGCCGCTGAAATCAGCAAGGTCATCAAGGACCAGATCGCCAATTTCGGCACCGACGCCACGGTCAGCGAGATCGGCTCGGTGCTGTCGGTCGGTGACGGCATCGCCCGCGTCCACGGCCTCGACAATGTCCAGGCCGGCGAGATGGTCGAATTCGCCAATGGCGTGAAGGGCATGGCGCTCAACCTCGAGGCCGACAATGTCGGCATCGTGATCTTCGGCTCGGACTCGGAGATCAAGGAAGGCGACACCGTCAAGCGCACTGGCACGATCGTCGACGTCCCCGTCGGCAAGGGCCTGCTCGGCCGCGTCGTTGACGGCCTCGGCAATCCGATCGACGGCAAGGGCCCGATCAAGGCCGACAAGCGGATGCGCGTCGAGGTCAAGGCGCCGGGCATCATCCCGCGCACCTCGGTCCACGAACCCGTCCAGACCGGCCTGAAGGCGCTCGACGCGCTCGTTCCCGTCGGCCGCGGCCAGCGCGAGCTGATCATCGGCGACCGTCAGACCGGCAAGACCGCCGTCGCGATCGACACCTTCATCAACCAGAAGGAAGCGAACAAGGGCGACGACGAGTCGAAGAAGCTCTATTGCATCTACGTCGCCGTCGGCCAGAAGCGCTCGACCGTCGCGCAGATCGTCCGCCAGCTCGAAGAAAATGGCGCGATGGAATATTCGATCGTCGTCGCCGCGACCGCGTCGGAACCCGCGCCGCTTCAGTATCTCGCGCCTTACACCGGCGTGACGATGGGCGAGTTCTTTCGCGACAACGGCATGCACGCCGTGATCGTCTATGACGATCTTTCCAAGCAGGCGGTCGCCTATCGCCAGATGTCGCTGCTGCTCCGCCGCCCGCCGGGCCGCGAAGCCTATCCGGGCGACGTCTTCTATCTCCACAGCCGCCTGCTCGAGCGCGCCGCGAAGATGAACAGCGACAATGGCTCGGGCTCGCTCACCGCGCTGCCGATCATCGAAACGCAGGCGGGCGACGTGTCGGCCTATATTCCGACCAACGTGATTTCGATCACCGACGGCCAGATCTTCCTCGAAACCAACCTTTTCAACGCGGGCATCCGCCCGGCGATCAACGTCGGCCTGTCGGTGAGCCGCGTCGGCTCGGCCGCGCAGACCAAGGCGATGAAGAAGGTGTCGGGCTCGATCAAGCTCGAACTCGCGCAGTATCGCGAGATGGAAGCCTTCGCGCAGTTCGGCTCGGACCTCGACGCCTCGACGCAGAAGCTGCTCAATCGCGGCGCGCGCCTGACCCAGCTTCTGAAGCAGCCGCAGTTCCAGCCGATGCCGTTCGAGGAGCAGACCGCGTCGATCTTCGCCGGCACCAACGGCTATCTCGACAATGTCGCCGTGGGCGACGTCTCGCGCTACGAGCAGGCGATGCTCGCCTATCTGCGCAGCGACCATGGTGATGTGCTGAAGACGATCCGCGACACCAAGGACCTGGGCGACGACGCCAAAAAGGGTCTGGTGGCGGCGCTCGACGCCTTCGCAAAGATTTTCGCGTAACTATCCACCTCGTCATCCCGGCGAAGGCCGGGATCTCGACGGTGAGACCCCGGCCTTCGCCGGGGTGACGGAACAAAGGTAAAAGACGGGACTTATGGCCAGTCTGAAGGAACTCAAAGGGCGGATCGTCTCGGTCAAATCGACCCAGAAGATCACCAAGGCCAAGAAGATGGTCGCCGCCGCCAAGCTGCGCAAGGCGCAGGCCGCGGCCGAGGCCGCGCGCCCCTATGCCGAGCGGCTCGAAGGCGTCGTCGCCAGCCTGGCGTCGAAGGTCGGTGCGTCGGATTCGGCGCCGAAGCTGCTCGCGGGCACCGGCAAGAGCGACACCCATCTGCTCGTCGTGCTGAACAGCGACCGCGGTCTTGCGGGCGCGTTCAACTCGAACATCGTCAAGGCGGCGCGCGACAAGGCGCTGGAATTGCAGGGCGAGGGCAAGAAGGTTCTCTTCTATCTCATCGGCCGCAAGGGCCGCCCGGTGATCGCGCGCCTGTTCGCCGGCCAGATCATCGAGCAATATGACACGACCGGCATTCGCGATATCGGCTTCGAACAGGCGCACGACATTTCGGCGAAGGTGATGGAGCTTTACGAAGCCGGCGCCTTCGACGTCGCGCATCTCTTCTATTCGAAGTTCCGCTCGGCGCTGCTTCAGGAAGCGACCGGCCAGCAGTTGATCCCCGTTCCCGCGCCCGCCGACATTCCGGCATCGAGCGGCGCGGCGGTCGAGTATGAGCCCGACGAGGAAGCGATCCTCGCCGACCTGCTGCCGCGCAACATCACGATCCAGATTTTCAAGGGCCTGCTTGAAAACGCCGCGTCCGAACAGGGCGCTTCGATGACCGCGATGGACAATGCGACGCGCAACGCGGGCGAACTGATCAACAAGCTGACCATCATTTACAACCGCACGCGTCAGGCGGCGATCACCACCGAACTTATCGAAATCATCGCTGGCGCCGAAGCGCTCTAAGCTATCCAAGCAAGGAAAGAACCAATGGCAACCGCACCTGCCCCCGAGAAGAAGGCTCCCGCCAAAAAGGCCGCCGCGCCCAAGGCTGCTGCGCCGAAGAAGGCCGCCGCCCCCAAGAAGGCGGCCCCCGCCGGCGCCGCCACGGGCCGCATCGCCCAGGTCATCGGCGCCGTCGTCGACGTCCAGTTCACCGGCGAACTGCCGGCGATTCTGAACGCGCTCGAAACCGACAACAATGGCAACCGCCTCGTCCTCGAAGTCGCGCAGCACCTCGGCGAGAACACGGTTCGCACCATCGCGATGGACGCGACCGACGGCCTGACCCGCGGCCAGCCCGTCACCGACACCGGCGCGCAAATCTCGGTTCCCGTCGGCCCGCAGACGCTCGGCCGCATCCTCAACGTCATCGGCGACCCGATCGACGAGCGCGGCCCGATCAACGCCACCGCGACGGCGCCGATCCACGCCAAGGCCCCCGAATTCGTCGACCAGTCGACCGAAACGAGCATTCTCGTCACCGGCATCAAGGTCATCGACCTGATCGCGCCTTATGCGAAGGGCGGCAAGATCGGCCTGTTCGGCGGCGCGGGCGTCGGCAAGACCGTGCTCATCCAGGAACTGATCAACAACATCGCCAAGGGCCACGGCGGCACCTCGGTGTTCGCGGGCGTCGGTGAACGCACCCGCGAAGGCAACGACCTCTATCACGAATTCCTCGACGCCGGCGTTATCGCCAAGGACAAGGACGGCAACCCGACCCCCGAGGGATCGAAGGTTGCGCTGGTGTTCGGCCAGATGAACGAGCCGCCGGGCGCGCGTGCCCGCGTCGCGCTGTCGGGTCTGACGATCGCCGAATATTTCCGCGATCAGGAGGGCCAGGACGTGCTCTTCTTCGTCGACAACATCTTCCGCTTCACGCAGGCGGGTTCGGAAGTGTCGGCGCTGCTCGGCCGTATTCCGTCGGCCGTGGGCTATCAGCCGACGCTGTCGACCGACATGGGCGCGCTGCAGGAACGCATCACCTCGACCAACAAGGGGTCGATCACCTCGGTGCAGGCCATCTACGTTCCCGCGGATGACTTGACCGACCCTGCTCCCGCAACCTCGTTCGCCCACTTGGACGCAACCACGACGCTGAACCGCGCGATTTCGGAACTCGGCATCTATCCGGCGGTCGATCCGCTCGATTCGACGAGCCGCGTGCTGACCGCCGCCATTGTCGGCCAGGAGCATTATGAGACCGCTCGCCGCGTTCAGGAAACGCTGCAGAAGTACAAGTCGCTTCAGGACATCATCGCCATTCTCGGCATGGACGAGCTCAGCGAAGAAGATAAGCTGGTCGTCGCCCGCGCGCGCAAGATTCAGCGCTTCCTGTCGCAGCCGTTCCACGTCGCCGAAGTCTTCACCAACATCCCCGGCAAGTTCGTGGCGATCGAGGACACGGTGAAGTCGTTCAAGGCGGTGGTCGACGGCGAATATGACCACCTTCCCGAAGCAGCCTTCTACATGGTCGGCGGCATCGAGGAAGCAGTCGCCAAGGCCGCCAAGCTGGCCGCCGACGCGGCGTAAATCGAATTCCCCTCCCGCTTGCGGGAGGGGTTAGGGGAGGGCCTGTCGGGGAACAGGCCTTTCACCGAACCGGAACACACCCTCCCCCGACCCCTCCCGCAAGCGGGAGGGGGGAGATTGAAGAATGGCCCTGAAGTTCGAACTCGTCACCCCCGCCCGCCTCGAGCGGTCGAGCGACGTCTATATGGTCACCGTGCCGGGCAGCGAGGGCGATTTCTCGGTGCTCGAAGGCCACGCGCCCTTCATGGCGACGCTGCGCAACGGCCCGCTGACCATCTATGCCACCAGCGGCGCGGCGCCCGAGACGATCGAGGTCGAAGGCGGCTTTGCCGAAGTGAACGAAGCCGGCCTCACCGTGCTCGCCGAGCATATCGCAGGCTGATCGGGCGGATCGCATCGAATCAAAAAGGGGGCTTCAGCCCCCTTTTTTATACACCGGCGTCAACCGCCCGGCGGACCATAATCCCAATCATGCGCCTTGCTGCCGTCCATCAGCGAAATCCGGGCCTTCAGCCGGTCGCCTTCGCGCCAGTAACGGATGCGCTGCGGATAATCATGCGCCGGGTTCGCAAATTCGATCATCCGGTCCCCCGTCGCAACCATCGGAAATTCGGCTGCGGGGCGCCCGAACGGCTGCGCGAAGAAGGCGAGTGTTCCATCCGCCTTTCGCATGATCCGCGTATGCTCGAAAATGCCAAGGCCTTCGCCCTTTCCGATTCGCGCGGCACCGATCATGATGCCGCCGCGCGGCGGGGTCCAATATTCGTCGGCCCAGCGATTTTCGGATGCCGTCTGCTCCCACGCTCCCGCCATCCAGCCCGGGAGCGGCGCGGGAGCTTCCGACGCCGCGGCGGCGCCCGCCGTAGCCAAGGCTACCAACACCATGATCGCCTGTCGCATCGATACTCTCCTTCGCATTGCGCCGTAAAATATCGCCCCGCGCGAGCGGCAAGGATAGGTTAAAGCTAATTTTACCATATTTCGTCTAGGCCGAATGCTGGCCCATGACCTATTTCGCACAGGATATCGCCGGACTGGCTCTCGGCACGCTCGTTGCGGCGCTGGTCTTCATCCTTCCCGCTTTTTCCGGCGTCCTGCTATTCGAACGCCTGGGCCGCGCGCGCGGCTTTCCGGGGATCGAAGGCGAGTGGCAGCGGGTCGGCTGGACGCTGATCCTTGCACTGGCGATCCTGCCCGCTTGCGATGCACTGTTCATTCGCGCGATCGGCATCGCCGGGACGTTGACCGTGCACGCCGCGCTGGTTCTGGCCGCAGCACCGCTCTATCGACGCCCCGCGCTTCGGATCGGCTGGCCCTTCGCCGCGCTGGCACTACTCTGGTGGCTTCTCCTCGCCGTGGCGGTCGTCGACGTCGATATCGGCGACCGGCTCCATCAGAGCCTCGTGACCTTCGACATGGTCAAACATGCCGCGACGATCGAGAGCATCGCACAATATGGCCTGCCGCTTCATGACCCCTTCTACGCGCGGACCGAACCGGCGGGTTATTATTATTACTATTATATCTGGGGGGCGCTGGTTCGCTGGGTCACGAGCGGGCTGGTCGACGGCCGCATGGCCTTTGCCGCCACCGCCTTCTGGTCGGGCCTGGCCTTCATCGCGCTGTTGTGGCGCGTCGCGAAGGATGCGGACCTGATCCGCATCGGGCGCGATCGCCGCTTCCTGCTGATCGCCGCGCTGCTGTGCTTCGCGACCGGGCTCGATCTGGTGCCGACGCTGGTCGACTATCTCGCGACCGGCGCCGCGGCCCGGCAGGTCGATTATTGGAACGAGGAAATCCGGTTCGCGCTCACGTCGATGATGTGGGTTCCCCATCATCTCGGCGGCTTCATCGCGGCCTGGTGCGGCGTCCTGCTGCTGCACCGCGCCGCAACGCCGCCATCGCCGCGCTTCGTTCTGGCGGGGCTCGCCGGGATCAGCTTTGCAACCGCGTTCGGCATGTCGGCGTGGATCGCGCTCGGCGCGGCCCCCGCGCTTCTGCTCTGGGTGCTTCTCGAAGGACGTCGGGGGCGACCGCAACTGCTGCTGCTCGCGGCCGTCTCGGCCCTCGTCGCGCTGCTCTTTGCCGCACCCCAGTTTATGGACCTGCTGCACGGGCGGGTGAGCGACGGGGTGCCGGTTCAATTGTGGATTCGCCGCGTCAGCGGCTTTCAGTACGACGGCGCCGGCACGCCGCAGGCCCTGCTCGTCCTCGCGCTGCTGCCGATCGGCTATGCCCTCGAGTTCGGCCTGTTCGCGCTGGGCGGCAACCTCTATCTCCGCCTCTACGGCCGATCGAAAATGGCAGGGCCCGCGACGGGGAGGCCGATCCGAAGCTTTCTGCTGATTGGCTTTCTGACCTCGCTGCTGATCGTCAGCTTCGTCCGGTCGAGCATCATCAACAATGATCTCGGCTGGCGCATCATCTGGTTCGCACAGTTCGCCGCGATGATCTGGACCGCGGCGGTGGTCCAGAGCATGGCACCGCAATCGCCTTTCGCACCGGCCGGTCGGGGCATCCTGCGGCCCGGGGCGATAGGGTGGATATTCCTGTTCATCGGGGTCGCGGGCAATGGCTGGGACATGGTCGGCCTGCGCGTGAAGCTCCCCGATCCCGGCGCGACCTTCCCCGGTCCGGTCAACCGGCAGCCGCTGGACGATATGGCGCAGCGCCGGGCCTATGACTGGGCCAACGATCATCTGCCGCACCGGGCGATCCTCCAGCATAATCCGGCGCAGCTTTATCGCATTTTCGATTTCGGCCTCTATGGCCGCAACCGCGTCGCGCTGGCCGATGGCGCAGCGAATTTGTTCGGAGTCAGCGC
Proteins encoded in this window:
- a CDS encoding DUF6790 family protein; the protein is MHLTVVLLTMLVLPAASVLIERWTGGGSASLWVLIGKWFVFWGVGVRLFIAGARQIVKPELTATGIFGVTDKAAFPLAQELGFWNLTIGLISIASIKRPEWVAPMAIAGMLFYAMAGALHVTGKDRGFSENVAMISDLGMAGLLLAFLVATFPLWARS
- a CDS encoding dienelactone hydrolase family protein, whose translation is MGEMIRMTMDDGAEIAVYHADAAGERRGGLVLIQEIFGVTDHIRELCDEYAVDGYEVLSPALFDREHPGFESDYSGPQFERAVELARKLHPFEQSLKDAQTCIDALKGKGPVFITGYCYGGSVAWRMAQISPDLAAASAYYGSLVPTQFADQPPACAAIAHFGRFDGGIPMEGVEALIAKAHPTAQIFVYEAGHGFNSDRRKDYHEPSSEAARERTLMLFKACGG
- the ada gene encoding bifunctional DNA-binding transcriptional regulator/O6-methylguanine-DNA methyltransferase Ada, which translates into the protein MNAETMSPETMTDDDRWAAVLRRDRALDGRFVTGVLTTGIYCRPSCAARHPARGNVRFFADGAAARDAGLRPCKRCLPDDVARDEGAVLAAIAAIKASEEPLALADLAARTGYSPTHFQRVFTRHTGLSPAAYARALREERARQALSDGTRVTDAIYDAGFSGPSRFYGHMEGRMGMTASAWVNGGKGATIHWAVVPTSLGDMLVAATAKGVCRLSFDEGREALEDRFPAAELVEGGADFAALLKEVVDAVEAPVKGFDHIPIDVKGTAFQEAVWRELRKIPAGETRSYADIAAAVGRPKAVRAAGSANGANNVAVLIPCHRVVRSDGSLGGYAYGLPIKRELLKREIQ
- a CDS encoding F0F1 ATP synthase subunit delta produces the protein MENSGGIQGNITAGLAGRYASALFDLARESNAIDAVAKSLGTLSAGLTDSADLSALIASPVVSRGDAAKAIEAVAKALKLDSLTAKFLGVLAENRRLADLPGMIAAFNAIVADHRGEVTAKVTSAHPLTAEQVKALTANLKSRVGRDVTVATTVDPAILGGLVVQLGSQLIDGSIRTRLNSFAQAMKG
- the atpD gene encoding F0F1 ATP synthase subunit beta codes for the protein MATAPAPEKKAPAKKAAAPKAAAPKKAAAPKKAAPAGAATGRIAQVIGAVVDVQFTGELPAILNALETDNNGNRLVLEVAQHLGENTVRTIAMDATDGLTRGQPVTDTGAQISVPVGPQTLGRILNVIGDPIDERGPINATATAPIHAKAPEFVDQSTETSILVTGIKVIDLIAPYAKGGKIGLFGGAGVGKTVLIQELINNIAKGHGGTSVFAGVGERTREGNDLYHEFLDAGVIAKDKDGNPTPEGSKVALVFGQMNEPPGARARVALSGLTIAEYFRDQEGQDVLFFVDNIFRFTQAGSEVSALLGRIPSAVGYQPTLSTDMGALQERITSTNKGSITSVQAIYVPADDLTDPAPATSFAHLDATTTLNRAISELGIYPAVDPLDSTSRVLTAAIVGQEHYETARRVQETLQKYKSLQDIIAILGMDELSEEDKLVVARARKIQRFLSQPFHVAEVFTNIPGKFVAIEDTVKSFKAVVDGEYDHLPEAAFYMVGGIEEAVAKAAKLAADAA
- a CDS encoding S1C family serine protease; protein product: MTRFLALLLALLTVTLALPARAADDISAASRSVVRVVTVAMVDGEVVGFGHGSGIAISPTRIVTNAHVVESAAKYPNNVALGVVPSEGQKSYAGKLIAIDTERDLALIEISGTRLPAAAVYSGPLDSGADVVALGYPGNVDLATARSAADYITPRTPVRSEGNLSNTQTVDGVAMLVHTAKISRGNSGGPLVDQCGRIVGINTAITRADDGDSPFAFAISTRELARFLGDAGQQYGAIGSPCLSMAEADARDRAALDADARKTAEANAAKEAAAALDRQLKQAHAEEAALDARENRIALAGVLFVIGALSAGAAMLFYSQQKMRNAKIAGGAGAALILGAAVLFVTRPDAHAEVKDEAAAATTPDAPKIAEGQFLCTIRPDRSRITVSSTTDVPVKIAANGCVNDRTQYAMGADGHWQRILVPNEEATVTVASIDPTGQEYRVDRYLLDADTMAKAREIRAGVTLKSCTADADALAGLATQQEAIRAVLPPTPNERLVYQCQKAATAP
- a CDS encoding F0F1 ATP synthase subunit gamma, whose translation is MASLKELKGRIVSVKSTQKITKAKKMVAAAKLRKAQAAAEAARPYAERLEGVVASLASKVGASDSAPKLLAGTGKSDTHLLVVLNSDRGLAGAFNSNIVKAARDKALELQGEGKKVLFYLIGRKGRPVIARLFAGQIIEQYDTTGIRDIGFEQAHDISAKVMELYEAGAFDVAHLFYSKFRSALLQEATGQQLIPVPAPADIPASSGAAVEYEPDEEAILADLLPRNITIQIFKGLLENAASEQGASMTAMDNATRNAGELINKLTIIYNRTRQAAITTELIEIIAGAEAL
- the atpA gene encoding F0F1 ATP synthase subunit alpha, which produces MEIRAAEISKVIKDQIANFGTDATVSEIGSVLSVGDGIARVHGLDNVQAGEMVEFANGVKGMALNLEADNVGIVIFGSDSEIKEGDTVKRTGTIVDVPVGKGLLGRVVDGLGNPIDGKGPIKADKRMRVEVKAPGIIPRTSVHEPVQTGLKALDALVPVGRGQRELIIGDRQTGKTAVAIDTFINQKEANKGDDESKKLYCIYVAVGQKRSTVAQIVRQLEENGAMEYSIVVAATASEPAPLQYLAPYTGVTMGEFFRDNGMHAVIVYDDLSKQAVAYRQMSLLLRRPPGREAYPGDVFYLHSRLLERAAKMNSDNGSGSLTALPIIETQAGDVSAYIPTNVISITDGQIFLETNLFNAGIRPAINVGLSVSRVGSAAQTKAMKKVSGSIKLELAQYREMEAFAQFGSDLDASTQKLLNRGARLTQLLKQPQFQPMPFEEQTASIFAGTNGYLDNVAVGDVSRYEQAMLAYLRSDHGDVLKTIRDTKDLGDDAKKGLVAALDAFAKIFA
- a CDS encoding DUF2306 domain-containing protein; its protein translation is MATIDASFTPARLARRIDWLGRAATFCYLSVAAGQLLFTAFILLFYYPSSLSGHFERWNSKPLITGFVAGDTVGNLFFAAHVLMAAVISFGGLVQLVPAIRGRWPAVHRWNGRLYLVCALALSLDGLWLVWGRGSWMNLTGAFGISLDALLILAFAALAWRSARARRFAEHRRWAIRLFAVASAVWFMRVGYMAWGIATGGAGIGDAMDGPFDLFLAFANSLLPLGVAELYLRAGARGTPTAKKGVAALLAVGGIIILTGSAGAWMMMWSPYL